From Streptomyces asiaticus, one genomic window encodes:
- a CDS encoding MFS transporter, with the protein MPVVRDLRVLLQLRDFRRLLAIRLLSQSADGVYQVALATYVVFSPEKETSAAAIASAMAVLLLPYSLLGPFAGVLLDRWRRRQVLLYGNLLRSGLAAGTAVLVLGQVPEWLFYVSALSVTAVNRFVLAGLSAALPRVVDSQERLVMANSLSPTAGTLAATAGGSLAFIVRLSGPGGTSSDALVVLVGAALYLIAGLTALLMAPGLLGPDPAALQPRLSAALMSTARGLVAGVRHLLERRDPTVALTAMTLMRFCYGALTVTVLMLCRYAWADTESQGLALLGLAVGVSGAGFFAAAVITPWAVARLAARTPSRPDGRLSWVMVCAGSAALLEPGLGLPFEPAPMLIAAFVLGLITQGAKIATDTVVQSAIADDFRGRIFSLYDVLFNVAFVGAAAVAAVILPPDGTSTALLISVALLYVATAGLVRFHVKHDRQSAKRVDVSRET; encoded by the coding sequence ATGCCTGTTGTGCGTGATCTCCGCGTACTGCTGCAACTGCGGGACTTCCGCCGCCTTCTGGCCATCCGGCTGCTGTCCCAGTCGGCCGATGGCGTCTACCAGGTGGCGCTCGCCACCTATGTGGTCTTCTCCCCGGAGAAGGAGACCTCCGCCGCGGCCATCGCCTCCGCCATGGCCGTCCTGTTGCTCCCCTACTCCCTGCTCGGCCCCTTCGCCGGGGTGCTGCTGGACCGCTGGCGCCGGCGGCAGGTGCTGCTCTACGGCAATCTGCTGCGCTCGGGGCTGGCCGCCGGAACCGCCGTACTGGTGCTGGGCCAGGTGCCGGAGTGGCTCTTCTATGTCTCGGCCCTGTCGGTGACGGCCGTCAACCGCTTCGTACTGGCCGGCCTTTCGGCGGCCCTGCCCCGGGTCGTGGACAGCCAGGAGCGTCTGGTCATGGCCAATTCCCTCTCGCCCACGGCCGGAACGCTCGCCGCCACGGCCGGCGGCAGCCTCGCCTTCATCGTCCGGCTGTCGGGTCCGGGAGGCACCTCATCGGACGCGCTGGTCGTCCTGGTGGGCGCCGCGCTCTATCTCATCGCCGGGCTCACGGCCCTGCTGATGGCGCCGGGTCTGCTGGGGCCGGATCCCGCGGCCCTTCAGCCCCGTCTCTCCGCGGCCCTGATGAGCACCGCGCGGGGTCTGGTCGCGGGCGTACGCCATCTGCTGGAGCGCCGGGATCCCACTGTGGCGCTGACCGCGATGACGCTGATGCGCTTCTGCTACGGCGCGCTCACGGTGACGGTGCTGATGCTCTGCCGCTACGCATGGGCCGACACCGAGTCCCAGGGGCTGGCGCTGCTGGGGCTGGCCGTCGGCGTCTCGGGCGCGGGCTTCTTCGCGGCGGCGGTGATCACGCCATGGGCGGTGGCCCGGCTCGCCGCCCGTACGCCCTCCCGGCCGGACGGCCGGCTCTCCTGGGTGATGGTGTGCGCGGGGAGCGCGGCCCTCCTGGAACCCGGGCTCGGACTGCCCTTCGAGCCCGCTCCCATGCTGATCGCCGCGTTCGTGCTCGGGTTGATCACCCAGGGCGCGAAGATCGCCACCGACACCGTGGTGCAGTCCGCCATCGCCGATGACTTCCGCGGGCGGATCTTCTCCCTCTACGACGTGCTGTTCAATGTCGCCTTCGTGGGAGCCGCGGCGGTCGCCGCGGTGATACTGCCACCGGACGGCACATCGACCGCGCTGCTGATCTCTGTGGCGCTGCTCTACGTGGCCACCGCGGGCCTGGTGAGGTTTCACGTGAAACATGACCGGCAGAGCGCCAAGCGGGTCGATGTTTCACGTGAAACGTGA
- a CDS encoding inositol-3-phosphate synthase, with protein MGSVRVAIVGVGNCAASLVQGVEYYKDADPDTRVPGLMHVQFGDYHVKDVEFVAAFDVDAKKVGLDLADAIGASENNTIKICDVPTAGVTVQRGHTLDGLGKYYRQTIDESDEAPVDIVQVLKDKQVDVLVCYLPVGSEDAAKYYAQCAIDAKVAFVNALPVFIAGTKEWADKFTEAGVPIVGDDIKSQVGATITHRVMAKLFEDRGVILDRTMQLNVGGNMDFKNMLERERLESKKISKTQAVTSQIPDRDLGADNVHIGPSDFVAWLDDRKWAYVRLEGRAFGDVPLNLEYKLEVWDSPNSAGVIIDALRAAKIAKDRGIGGPILSASSYFMKSPPVQYFDNEARENVEKFIKGEVER; from the coding sequence ATGGGTTCGGTTCGTGTAGCCATCGTCGGTGTGGGCAACTGCGCCGCCTCGCTGGTGCAGGGCGTCGAGTACTACAAGGACGCCGACCCGGACACCCGCGTGCCGGGTCTGATGCACGTGCAGTTCGGCGACTACCACGTGAAGGACGTGGAGTTCGTGGCCGCCTTCGACGTGGACGCGAAGAAGGTCGGCCTGGACCTCGCGGACGCCATCGGCGCCAGCGAGAACAACACCATCAAGATCTGCGACGTGCCGACGGCCGGTGTCACGGTCCAGCGCGGCCACACGCTCGACGGACTCGGCAAGTACTACCGCCAGACCATCGACGAGTCCGACGAGGCCCCGGTCGACATCGTCCAGGTCCTCAAGGACAAGCAGGTCGACGTTCTGGTCTGCTACCTCCCGGTCGGCTCCGAGGACGCCGCCAAGTACTACGCCCAGTGCGCCATCGACGCGAAGGTCGCCTTCGTCAACGCGCTCCCGGTCTTCATCGCCGGTACCAAGGAGTGGGCGGACAAGTTCACCGAGGCCGGGGTGCCGATCGTCGGTGACGACATCAAGTCGCAGGTCGGCGCGACCATCACGCACCGCGTGATGGCCAAGCTGTTCGAGGACCGGGGCGTCATCCTGGACCGCACCATGCAGCTGAACGTCGGCGGCAACATGGACTTCAAGAACATGCTCGAGCGGGAGCGTCTGGAGTCCAAGAAGATCTCCAAGACCCAGGCCGTCACCTCCCAGATCCCCGACCGCGACCTGGGCGCCGACAACGTCCACATCGGCCCCTCGGACTTCGTGGCCTGGCTGGACGACCGCAAGTGGGCCTACGTCCGCCTGGAGGGCCGCGCGTTCGGCGATGTCCCGCTGAACCTGGAGTACAAGCTCGAGGTGTGGGACTCCCCGAACTCCGCGGGTGTCATCATCGACGCGCTGCGCGCCGCGAAGATCGCCAAGGACCGCGGCATCGGCGGCCCGATCCTCTCGGCCTCCTCGTACTTCATGAAGTCGCCTCCGGTGCAGTACTTCGACAACGAGGCGCGGGAGAACGTGGAGAAGTTCATCAAGGGCGAGGTCGAGCGCTGA
- a CDS encoding alanine racemase: MALTLYVDTARWRAHQQTVIQQFPGIVPVCKGNGYGFGHERLAEEAARFGSDILAVGTTYEAARMKDFFSGDLLVLTPFRRGEEPVPLPDRVIRSVSSVDGVYGLVNARVVIEVMSSMKRHGVTEEDLPKLHAAIENVRLEGFAIHLPLDRTDGLDAVEEVIAWMDRLRAARLPLHTMFVSHLKAEELARLQQQFPQTRFRARIGTRLWLGDHDSTEYRGSVLDVTRVSKGDRFGYRQQKAASDGHLVVVAGGTSHGVGLEAPKALHGVMPRAKGVARAGLATVNRNLSPFVWAGKQRWFAEPPHMQVSILFVPSDVQPPQVGDELVAHLRHTTTQFDRLFDR; encoded by the coding sequence ATGGCGCTCACCCTCTACGTCGACACCGCTCGCTGGCGGGCGCATCAGCAAACGGTGATCCAGCAGTTCCCGGGGATAGTCCCGGTCTGCAAAGGCAACGGCTACGGCTTCGGCCATGAGCGGCTGGCCGAGGAAGCCGCCCGCTTCGGCAGCGACATCCTCGCGGTCGGAACCACGTACGAGGCCGCCCGGATGAAGGACTTCTTCAGCGGTGACCTGCTCGTGCTCACCCCCTTCCGCCGCGGTGAGGAGCCGGTGCCGCTGCCGGACCGGGTGATCCGTTCGGTCTCGTCGGTCGACGGCGTCTACGGCCTGGTGAACGCGCGCGTGGTCATCGAGGTCATGAGCAGCATGAAGCGGCACGGCGTCACCGAGGAGGACCTGCCCAAGCTGCACGCCGCGATAGAGAACGTCCGGCTGGAGGGGTTCGCCATCCACCTCCCGCTCGACCGCACCGACGGGCTGGACGCGGTCGAGGAGGTCATCGCCTGGATGGACCGGCTGCGGGCGGCGCGGCTGCCGCTGCACACCATGTTCGTCAGCCACCTCAAGGCCGAGGAATTGGCCCGGCTTCAGCAGCAATTCCCGCAGACCCGCTTCCGGGCGCGGATCGGCACCCGGCTGTGGCTGGGCGACCACGATTCGACGGAGTACCGGGGCTCGGTGCTCGACGTCACCCGGGTCTCGAAGGGCGACCGCTTCGGCTACCGCCAGCAGAAGGCCGCCTCCGACGGCCATCTGGTCGTGGTCGCGGGCGGCACCTCCCACGGCGTCGGCCTGGAGGCGCCCAAGGCGCTGCACGGGGTGATGCCCCGCGCGAAGGGGGTCGCCCGCGCCGGTCTGGCGACCGTCAACCGCAACCTCTCGCCGTTCGTGTGGGCGGGCAAGCAGCGGTGGTTCGCCGAGCCGCCGCATATGCAGGTGTCCATCCTGTTCGTGCCCAGCGATGTCCAGCCGCCCCAGGTGGGGGATGAGCTGGTGGCGCATCTGCGGCACACCACGACGCAGTTCGACCGGCTTTTCGACCGCTGA
- a CDS encoding CCA tRNA nucleotidyltransferase codes for MPNANNDSRSPQSTNELSQVQRRAVGELLRVSPVADDLARRFQQAGFRLALVGGSVRDALLGRLGNDLDFTTDARPDEVLKIVRPWADAVWDVGIAFGTVGCRKGMSPGSGSDQSFQIEITTYRSEAYDRTSRKPEVSYGDSIEEDLVRRDFTVNAMAVALPQKEFIDPHHGLEDLAARVLRTPGTPEESFSDDPLRMMRAARFAAQLDFEVAPEVVAAMTAMAERIDIVSAERVRDELNKLVLADHPRKGLRLLVETGLADRVLPELPALRLERDEHHRHKDVYEHSLTVLDQAIDLETEGPDLTLRLAALLHDIGKPKTRRFEKDGRVSFHHHEVVGAKMTKYRMTRLKYSNELIKDVSRLVELHLRFHGYGTGGWTDSAVRRYVRDAGPLLDRLHKLTRSDCTTRNRRKAVALSRAYDGLEERIARLQEQEELDAIRPDLDGNEIMKILGIPPGPQVGKAYKHLLELRLEHGPMDRDTVIAALQEWWEAQSEG; via the coding sequence GTGCCGAACGCCAACAATGACAGCCGATCCCCGCAGTCGACCAACGAGCTCAGCCAGGTGCAGCGCCGCGCCGTGGGCGAACTCCTGCGGGTCTCTCCCGTTGCCGACGATCTTGCCCGTCGCTTCCAGCAGGCCGGTTTCCGCCTGGCCCTGGTCGGCGGCTCGGTACGGGACGCGCTGCTCGGGCGGCTCGGTAACGATCTGGATTTTACGACGGACGCGCGGCCGGATGAGGTACTGAAGATCGTACGGCCCTGGGCGGACGCGGTCTGGGACGTAGGCATCGCCTTCGGTACGGTCGGCTGTCGAAAGGGCATGTCGCCAGGAAGCGGGTCGGATCAGAGCTTCCAGATCGAAATCACGACCTATCGGTCAGAAGCCTATGACCGGACATCTCGGAAGCCCGAGGTGTCCTACGGCGACTCCATCGAGGAGGACCTGGTCCGTCGGGACTTCACGGTCAACGCGATGGCGGTCGCCCTTCCGCAGAAGGAGTTCATCGACCCGCACCACGGTCTGGAGGATCTCGCCGCCCGGGTGCTGCGCACTCCGGGGACGCCCGAGGAGTCCTTCTCCGACGATCCGCTGCGGATGATGCGTGCCGCGCGTTTCGCCGCGCAGCTGGACTTCGAGGTGGCCCCCGAGGTCGTCGCCGCGATGACGGCGATGGCCGAGCGCATCGACATCGTCTCGGCGGAGCGGGTGCGTGATGAGCTCAACAAGCTCGTCCTGGCCGACCACCCCCGCAAGGGGCTGCGGCTGCTGGTGGAGACAGGGCTCGCCGACCGCGTCCTGCCGGAGCTCCCGGCGCTGCGCTTGGAGCGCGATGAGCACCACCGCCACAAGGATGTCTACGAGCACTCGCTGACGGTGCTGGACCAGGCCATCGACCTGGAGACCGAGGGCCCCGATCTGACGCTGCGGCTGGCCGCGCTGCTGCATGACATCGGCAAGCCCAAGACGCGCCGCTTCGAGAAGGACGGCCGGGTCTCCTTCCACCACCACGAGGTGGTGGGAGCCAAGATGACCAAGTACCGGATGACGAGGCTCAAGTACTCCAATGAGCTGATCAAGGATGTCTCCCGCCTGGTCGAGCTGCATCTGCGCTTCCACGGCTATGGCACGGGGGGATGGACCGACTCCGCGGTCCGCCGCTATGTCCGTGACGCCGGGCCGCTGCTGGACCGGCTGCACAAGCTGACCCGCTCGGACTGCACCACGCGCAATCGACGGAAGGCGGTGGCGCTCTCGCGTGCGTACGACGGCCTCGAGGAGCGCATCGCCCGACTCCAGGAGCAGGAAGAACTGGATGCGATCCGCCCGGATCTGGATGGCAACGAGATCATGAAGATCCTCGGCATCCCCCCGGGGCCGCAGGTCGGCAAGGCGTACAAGCATCTGCTGGAGCTGCGGCTGGAGCACGGCCCCATGGATCGGGACACCGTGATCGCCGCGCTCCAGGAGTGGTGGGAAGCCCAGTCGGAGGGCTGA
- a CDS encoding PadR family transcriptional regulator — MSRRSGVLEFAVLGLLRESPMHGYELRKRLNTSLGVFRAFSYGSLYPCLKTLVGNGWLIEESGSTSQDALAAPLSGRRAKIVYRLTAAGKERFEELLTHTGPDAWEDEHFGVRFAFFGQTSRDVRMRVLEGRRSRLEERLDKMRAAMARTRERLDDYTLELQRHGMESVEREVRWLNELIESERAGRDRRDGTAGQDRTTERDEGRPPPQDQSEDADGPPRHRGGSRPDPSDDTAK, encoded by the coding sequence ATGAGCAGACGCTCGGGCGTCCTGGAGTTCGCCGTTCTCGGCCTGCTGCGCGAGTCACCGATGCACGGATATGAGCTGCGGAAGCGGCTCAACACCTCACTCGGGGTGTTCCGCGCGTTCAGCTACGGCAGCCTCTATCCCTGCCTCAAGACGCTGGTCGGCAACGGCTGGTTGATCGAGGAATCCGGCAGCACCTCCCAGGACGCTCTCGCGGCACCTCTCTCCGGCCGCCGGGCGAAGATCGTCTACCGGCTCACGGCCGCGGGAAAGGAGCGGTTCGAGGAGCTGCTCACCCACACCGGGCCGGATGCCTGGGAGGACGAGCACTTCGGCGTCCGGTTCGCCTTCTTCGGCCAGACGTCACGAGACGTTCGGATGCGGGTGCTGGAGGGGCGGCGCAGCCGCCTGGAGGAGCGCCTGGACAAGATGCGCGCCGCCATGGCCCGCACCCGCGAGCGCCTGGACGACTACACCCTCGAGCTGCAACGCCACGGGATGGAGTCGGTGGAGCGCGAGGTGCGCTGGCTGAACGAGCTGATCGAGAGCGAGCGGGCCGGGCGCGATCGGCGCGACGGCACCGCCGGGCAGGACCGGACGACCGAGCGGGACGAGGGCCGGCCGCCACCGCAGGACCAGTCAGAAGATGCGGACGGCCCGCCCCGGCACCGGGGTGGTTCCCGGCCGGATCCGTCCGATGACACCGCCAAGTGA
- a CDS encoding transglycosylase domain-containing protein, which produces MSEHRRKPPQPQGGGRAAARRAGQQSSGRRAAPTHNAAAGSDATPQGEERPYGGRAAARRAAAQRSGGRRRGSDPSAADAGPGGRGGGRRGTGGGRGHGPGGDGTPGKKRFIDYPRGGRSGFRRWVPSWRLVTGTFIFFFAVLLGAVGIGLWLVEVPTAQAASQTQKNVYYWADGKQMVVSGGGDLNRQIVPLSKIPKSMQNAVISAENASFYDDSGVDPMGIARAVVNMAKGGATQSGSTITQQFVKNTYLDQSQTLTRKVKELFISIKVGATKDKDYILGSYLNTAYYGRGAYGCQAAARAYFDRDCSKLTPSQSAFLASTLNGPNLYDPNGGYGAAATKEANTKRAKQRWEWTLRREVAVHRMSRTEAQKWIGKGFPMPQNPKVATNKQGQIGYLTDLADNYIIANTGISKSKLDKGGYQIHTTFDRKKISELTRAVEKVSKESIKPKVREADKHVQFGGASVEPKTGKILAIYGGKNALEHYRNNADYTGVQVGSTFKPFVMAAAMTNGARDPKGPREQPDSERTLVSPSSVYNGDNKVTLRDYDGTVWHDKDGKEWHQRNDGDEDKGPISLRTAMQYSVNTPFIQLGMDVGTDKVRDAALAAGLNKEQLSSITPTFSLGTSAPSAIRLAGAYATFAASGQQAEPYSVERVEDKNGTVYDHKQEAEVKRAFDSNVANNVTDVLENVVQRGTGTSAKIGRPVAGKTGTTDENKSAWFSGYTPQLSTAIGMWRVDDQAKSQKFLSMRGVGGQKTIHGASFPAQIWADYMRGALKGVPVKDFPAATPIGQKVFGEDASPSPTPTTDKPSESPSESPSESPSESPSESPSGSPTPTNTCDPLDLSCNDNGGNGNGGNQNGGANGGPGGPSTSPTTEDPGGPGGIFGGPTGGRRKE; this is translated from the coding sequence ATGAGCGAGCACCGTCGCAAGCCGCCGCAACCCCAAGGCGGCGGACGAGCAGCGGCCCGGCGAGCCGGACAGCAGTCGTCCGGCCGCCGCGCAGCACCGACGCACAACGCCGCAGCCGGCTCGGACGCCACCCCACAGGGGGAAGAGCGCCCTTATGGCGGCCGCGCGGCGGCCCGCCGTGCCGCCGCCCAACGCAGTGGTGGCCGTAGACGAGGATCCGATCCGAGCGCGGCCGACGCGGGCCCCGGTGGTCGCGGAGGCGGCCGGAGGGGGACCGGCGGCGGCCGTGGACACGGTCCGGGGGGCGATGGGACCCCCGGCAAGAAACGCTTCATCGACTACCCGCGCGGCGGGCGGTCGGGCTTCCGGCGCTGGGTACCGTCCTGGAGGCTGGTGACGGGCACCTTCATCTTCTTCTTCGCGGTGCTGCTCGGCGCCGTCGGCATAGGTCTGTGGCTGGTGGAGGTGCCGACCGCCCAGGCCGCGTCCCAGACCCAGAAGAACGTCTACTACTGGGCGGACGGCAAGCAGATGGTGGTCTCCGGCGGTGGTGACCTCAACCGCCAGATCGTCCCCCTCAGCAAGATCCCGAAGTCCATGCAGAACGCGGTGATCTCCGCGGAGAACGCCAGCTTCTACGACGACAGCGGCGTCGACCCGATGGGTATCGCCCGCGCGGTCGTCAACATGGCGAAGGGTGGAGCGACCCAGAGTGGTTCGACCATCACCCAGCAGTTCGTGAAGAACACCTACCTCGACCAGTCACAGACGCTCACGCGTAAGGTCAAGGAGCTGTTCATCTCCATAAAGGTGGGCGCGACCAAGGACAAGGACTACATCCTCGGGAGCTATCTGAACACCGCGTACTACGGACGTGGTGCCTACGGCTGCCAGGCGGCCGCGCGCGCCTACTTCGACCGGGACTGCTCGAAGCTGACGCCCAGCCAGAGCGCCTTCCTGGCCTCGACGCTCAACGGCCCCAACCTCTACGACCCCAACGGTGGCTATGGCGCCGCCGCCACCAAGGAGGCCAACACCAAGCGCGCCAAGCAGCGCTGGGAGTGGACCCTGCGGCGTGAGGTCGCCGTGCACAGGATGAGCAGGACCGAGGCCCAGAAGTGGATCGGCAAGGGCTTCCCGATGCCGCAGAACCCCAAGGTGGCCACGAACAAGCAGGGCCAGATCGGCTATCTCACCGACCTCGCCGACAACTACATCATCGCCAACACCGGCATCAGCAAGTCAAAACTGGACAAGGGTGGCTATCAGATCCACACCACCTTCGACCGGAAGAAGATCAGTGAGCTGACCCGGGCGGTCGAGAAGGTCTCCAAGGAGAGCATCAAGCCGAAGGTGCGCGAGGCGGACAAGCACGTCCAGTTCGGCGGCGCCTCGGTGGAGCCCAAGACGGGCAAGATCCTGGCCATCTACGGCGGCAAGAACGCGCTGGAGCACTACCGCAACAACGCCGACTACACCGGTGTCCAGGTGGGCTCGACCTTCAAGCCCTTCGTGATGGCCGCCGCGATGACCAATGGCGCCCGCGATCCGAAGGGCCCACGGGAGCAACCCGATTCCGAGCGCACCCTCGTCTCGCCGAGCAGTGTCTACAACGGCGACAACAAGGTGACCCTGCGGGACTACGACGGAACCGTCTGGCACGACAAGGACGGCAAGGAGTGGCACCAGCGGAACGACGGTGACGAGGACAAGGGCCCGATCAGCCTGCGCACCGCGATGCAGTACTCGGTGAACACCCCGTTCATCCAGCTGGGCATGGACGTCGGCACCGACAAGGTGCGGGACGCGGCCCTGGCCGCGGGCCTCAACAAGGAGCAGCTGTCGTCGATCACCCCGACGTTCTCGCTCGGCACCTCCGCACCCAGCGCCATCCGGCTCGCCGGGGCGTACGCCACCTTCGCGGCCAGCGGTCAGCAGGCCGAGCCGTACTCGGTGGAGCGGGTCGAGGACAAGAACGGCACCGTCTACGACCACAAGCAGGAGGCCGAGGTCAAGCGGGCGTTCGACTCGAACGTGGCGAACAACGTCACCGACGTCCTGGAGAACGTGGTCCAGCGCGGCACCGGCACCTCGGCCAAGATCGGCCGTCCGGTCGCGGGCAAGACCGGAACCACCGACGAGAACAAGTCGGCCTGGTTCTCCGGCTACACCCCGCAGCTGTCCACGGCGATCGGCATGTGGCGGGTGGACGACCAGGCCAAGAGCCAGAAGTTCCTGTCCATGCGCGGTGTGGGCGGCCAGAAGACGATCCACGGTGCGTCGTTCCCGGCGCAGATCTGGGCCGACTACATGCGCGGTGCCCTGAAGGGCGTGCCCGTCAAGGACTTCCCCGCGGCCACTCCGATCGGCCAGAAGGTCTTCGGCGAGGACGCCAGCCCGAGCCCGACCCCGACGACGGACAAGCCGTCCGAGTCCCCCTCGGAGTCGCCTTCGGAATCTCCGTCGGAGTCCCCCTCGGAGTCGCCGTCCGGCAGCCCGACCCCGACCAACACCTGTGACCCGCTGGACCTGAGCTGCAACGACAACGGCGGCAACGGCAACGGCGGCAACCAGAACGGCGGCGCGAACGGCGGTCCGGGAGGTCCGTCCACGTCGCCGACCACGGAGGACCCGGGTGGCCCCGGTGGCATATTCGGCGGCCCGACCGGGGGCCGCAGGAAGGAATAG
- a CDS encoding glycosyltransferase family 87 protein, which translates to MSVREDPQAQPVRPTAEDPVAASGSELIGGPTGRRALLGTSWWTPVRIVAIVAIGMFALGMVQKLPCYDGGWFFGATAQYTHACYSDIPHLYNGRGFASDLVPYFDRIPDNVSGGMQYLEYPVLTGLFMEVASWMTPHGGSIQDREQIYWLVNAGMLMVCTAVIAVCVARTHRRRPWDALLVALAPAFALTATINWDLFAVALTAAALLMWSRSRPLAAGVLLGLATAAKLYPGLLLGALLVLCLRAGRLRAFWTAAGGALAAWLVVNLPVMVSTQGGLHIRDGWKTFYTFSQERPVDFGSVWLIISQRTGNSLQDVNTYGTVLMALACLGVAVLALCAPRRPRLAQLSFLIVAAFVLTNKVYSPQYVLWLIPLAALARPRWRDFLVWQACEVMYFLGIWMYLADTGSGDQHRGLPAEGYQLAIAVHLLGTLYLCALIIRDALVPERDPVRRDGSDDPGGGVLDRAPDAFVLGEARRASRYEGAALVDWGVHQE; encoded by the coding sequence ATGAGCGTGCGCGAGGACCCACAGGCCCAGCCCGTCAGGCCGACCGCCGAGGACCCGGTGGCCGCGTCCGGCAGCGAGCTGATCGGTGGGCCGACCGGGCGCCGGGCCCTGCTCGGCACGAGCTGGTGGACCCCGGTGCGGATCGTGGCGATCGTCGCCATCGGCATGTTCGCCCTGGGCATGGTGCAGAAGCTGCCGTGCTACGACGGAGGCTGGTTCTTCGGGGCCACCGCCCAGTACACCCACGCCTGCTACTCCGACATACCGCACCTCTACAACGGCCGCGGCTTCGCTTCCGACCTCGTCCCGTACTTCGACCGGATACCGGACAACGTCTCGGGCGGGATGCAGTACCTGGAGTATCCGGTCCTCACTGGCCTCTTCATGGAGGTCGCCTCCTGGATGACCCCGCACGGCGGCTCCATCCAGGACCGTGAGCAGATCTACTGGCTGGTCAACGCGGGCATGCTCATGGTCTGCACCGCGGTCATCGCGGTCTGTGTGGCCCGTACGCACCGCCGCCGTCCCTGGGACGCGCTGCTGGTCGCCCTCGCCCCGGCCTTCGCGCTCACGGCCACCATCAACTGGGACCTGTTCGCCGTCGCCCTTACGGCCGCCGCCCTGCTGATGTGGTCCCGCAGCCGGCCGCTGGCCGCCGGTGTGCTGCTGGGGCTCGCGACGGCCGCCAAGCTCTACCCCGGGCTGCTGCTCGGCGCGCTGCTGGTGCTCTGCCTGCGGGCGGGGCGGCTGCGGGCCTTCTGGACGGCCGCGGGCGGAGCCCTGGCCGCCTGGCTCGTGGTGAACCTGCCCGTGATGGTCAGCACGCAGGGCGGTCTGCACATCCGCGACGGCTGGAAGACGTTCTACACCTTCAGCCAGGAGCGCCCCGTGGACTTCGGCTCCGTGTGGCTGATCATCTCCCAGCGCACCGGGAACTCCCTGCAGGACGTCAATACCTACGGGACCGTGCTGATGGCCCTGGCCTGCCTCGGGGTGGCGGTGCTCGCCCTGTGCGCCCCGCGCCGTCCGCGCCTGGCCCAGCTGTCCTTCCTGATCGTCGCGGCGTTCGTGCTCACCAACAAGGTCTACTCACCGCAGTACGTGCTGTGGCTGATCCCGCTGGCCGCACTGGCCAGGCCGCGCTGGCGGGACTTCCTGGTCTGGCAGGCGTGCGAGGTCATGTACTTCCTGGGGATCTGGATGTACCTCGCGGACACGGGCAGCGGCGACCAGCACCGGGGGCTGCCCGCGGAGGGCTATCAGCTGGCGATCGCCGTGCATCTGCTGGGGACGCTCTATCTGTGCGCCCTGATCATCCGGGACGCGCTGGTGCCGGAGCGGGACCCGGTGCGCCGGGACGGCTCGGACGACCCCGGGGGAGGCGTGCTGGACCGGGCCCCGGACGCGTTCGTACTGGGAGAGGCGCGGCGCGCGTCCCGCTACGAGGGTGCGGCGCTGGTGGACTGGGGCGTCCACCAGGAGTGA